From the genome of Palaemon carinicauda isolate YSFRI2023 chromosome 36, ASM3689809v2, whole genome shotgun sequence:
ctattgtcaTGTCAAATGACACAGTAAAGTCCCCTACACTCTccccttctgggtttctctccccaattccatggcccccatgcacccgaccaattgcctcattccaACTTCTAACATGGCCAtccaaatctgcccccactatgaccatCTCATGTTCTTCCAGTACTTGCGTTACTcaatccatgtctctccagaaatctCCTTCtcatcttctgtgcaaccaacttgtggtgcatatgcacttataatattcagaatctctcctccccAACACGTCTTCAATCTGATGATATGCACCTCTATCAGCggatttttcagctcaccagacagtactatgccaacttcATTTCTACTTTGTTTATTTGCTCCTCCATGATATAACTTACATCCATCACCCAACtgtttagctttatttcccttccatcgtgtttcctgcacacacataacaTCTActttcttttccctcatcaagtcagtcacttctctacctctcccagtcatggacccaacattaagctgacatattctgaatCCAAAGTTAGCTCACTTCTTTAgttgcacccgctcctgatgcagtagccctcgccttatctCAGAGTTAGGGTGATGTCTCTGTGCGTTGTTTATGGAGTACGCCCTAGTATTACCTCTTTTcctatttcggctcattccatttaacGTTTTGGCACAGGATTTTAtagccggatgcccttcctgacaccaaccctccctatttatccaggCTTGGGACgggcacccattggtggctaggttaACTGCATGCCGCCAGTAAATGTGCCATAATGGTCATAGGTAGGGGTTAGAGCAAAGGTTCTATCAAGCAGGTCACCGAGGGCCGATTGTTCCCCGTGAGCGGAGGCCCTACAGAGTTTTGGGTAGAGCTGCTCACCCATTAGATGAGGTGTTTGTCGGCATGAAATCCGTTACATTCAGGCAGGTACCACACTCATGGTCATCGGAGTTAAGCAGGGTCTGAGTAGGTCCGGGTATGACTCTTAGTGCTGCTAGCTGATTGACCAGCTCACTGCCTGAGCTAAGCTCAACATCAGACAAGCTGTTCTGATGTTCAGATCGAAGGTCCAGTGAGTTCTGTGCTGCTTGCTGTCTTGGCTGAGACACTTGCAAGGAAAGTCTCAGTTACAGCCAGGTGTTTATGCTACTGATCGGCGTTATTCTCTTTGATATTGGTTAGCCTTTATGTGGTATTTCTAAAGcaggagaggaggaggaatttccctgGAGACGTGTTAAGGTTCAGCTTTTCCTGCTGGATGAGCAAGGTCCAAAGGATCCTAAGCCCTCTGGTTTATGGACCACTGCTTCATCTTCTAGATGTTCCTTGATGACCTATCCATCGAGGGCTTCTCTACGTCCTTCAGCTGTACGGTGAGTTTTTTGCCTGATGGCCGTCCATTTTTCCTCCTCCGGCGGGTATGTAACTCTTCTCCGTCTTCCTGGCATCAAGTCAGTCTCTGGAGGAAGGTCTTTTTGAAGTTACTACGGTCGCTGTGTGCAGTTGTCGTGCACTATGATATTCTTGAATCTCAGAAGTAAACCATCTTTTAATCAGGTATTGTTGAATATTAGGACTCCCTCTGAGGCATCTATCTTGCAATTGATATTCCAAACCTCAattgatttttcttctttcatcagcACTGAATATCGTCAGTAAATGTATCATGTTTTCTATTGGTAGGGGAAGAGAAAAATGCATAGAAAATATTATATTATGTTGGGCGCTGTTGAAATCTCTGCACGAAAAATTTAATTAGAGAAAGTCAGAGAGTAATATGTGTAGGTCTATACGAAAAGATGATGAATTAGCCTAGTAAATAATGCAGCGAGTGAAGTAGACAAAACGCCGTGTGCCACTGATGAATTTTGAGCCTACGGGCAATATTAGCATATATAACAGTTACATTAAGAGCTTTAACATAAAGGTAAAATTATGAAATGATTACTCCGAATGAGAATTTTGATTCCTAGGTacttatcccctctctctctctctctctctctctctctctctctctctctctctctctctctctctctctctctctctctctctctcataggttttGCCCTCGTATATAAAGACAAACGTACGAACTGGAATGAAAGAGTTTGGGTAGGTGCATGCCAAACACCTGAATAACCTGACATTGAGACGTAACAGGATTCCAGATGGGCTTAGTATGAAGACAGCAAAGTCCAATTTGTAATTTGTTCTTCAAAATATATCACATTATGTGAATTAAAATTTTTACATTATTCATAGAGTAATCTCGTAACAAATGTGGAGGTTTTTCGTACCAGAAAAATCTATGAGAATTTTTTGCCACAATTTGTGTATAAGTTTCATAGAAGTATCAATTCAAATCTCCAGGTCcatcttattttatttcctcttcaTCAATCAATTTTCAAGTGTTTGGCAGAAACAgtttaaaaattctttaaaatataggTCAACTAAGGGAAGCTTCTCAAAATGGTAAATGAGCTAAAAAAAAGTTTAACAGGGAAGAGCATGATTGTTGGACATCATTTATTGAGGTCACTATACACCATTTGATGTTAGCTGCAGCAATTGCTGTTCTGTTAAAGGGAATCTATTTACATGTAATTTAACTGGCGATCAATCAGTAAGATAGAACATTTCCCAAATTCTTATTAGGGTAACCTTCATCGGACTATCAAAATTAAGGCTAATTAGACAATCTATTGGATATGCTGAGGAATATTTGGTAAAGttgatatagaagagagagagagagagagagagagagagagagagagagagagagagagagagagagagagagagagagagagagagagagagagagatcctattcaGCATAACATCTGTCATCTTGAAGGGGAAAATGTAATTAACTCACTGTTATACTCCCCTTCCCATATACCATCGTTATTCCTTTTGAGATATGACATAATTTCGTAATTCCATATTTCTACCTTTCATCCTGTGGCTTTTCAACAAATTGAATAAAGCTAAGAGATTAAATGTTAATATCCGAGAATGTTTGACTACTTATGTTGTGTGAAAGTGGTAAAAGACATTTCTTCCTCTAGCATTCTTCAAAAATGCAGAATTATGTAGATTTTCTGATGTgttgaaaaaatcttttatttttattttttttcatctcataGTCATAattatctcctacgtctattgtcacaaatggcctcagttagatttcgatagttatctctatattgagctttcaaatgaatacttctccattcatcatctcctgcataTCGCTTCATAGTCCTTCATAGTCTTTCTATGGTTACTCCGAGAATATTCCTATTTCaatcttttaataattttaatgtatttgttaTCCATCTATCAAATGATATAAAACGAAATTCCTATAACTCACTAACCTTCCATTTAGGATCTAATTCACATTTCATTATATACTAAATAGGTCAGAGCAAAATATATGGAATTGATACTTTATCTCTTTGATCTATAAGGTAGAGGAAACTATCACTCTatacttttaatatttatttttaataatcgaCGGTGACCTTCAAAGTAGGATGGAAGACTAGGTTTAACAACAAACCAACCCACATCTACCCTAAGAGTCAGGACGatcaaacaaaacaatatttgCAAAAAATGACTCACTTACAATGTTTTATCTTATGAATGAAAATTTCTTGAACAATACATGTATAATGCAATCTGTttgattttaaataattaattttattgtaaaagACTATAACAAACGAAtgtatgatttattaattttttttttttggtcataacCTCATTAGCATTATTTAAGCATATAGTTTTGAAATTCTGATAAAACTTTTCTATTGGCAGCAAAACTTATATGataattgtcatcatcattatcaatatcataaacTTATTGCTCATAATTACTATCATAGATATAACTGCATTTTTTCCCCTCTTTTAACATTTTAATCATCATTTGAATGGAATTTTCGTGATCAGCACATATAttaacgtgtatatacatacatatatatatatatatatatatatatatatatattattatatatatatattatatatatatatatatatatatatgtatacatatatatatatatatatatatatatatatatatatatatatatatatatatattatatatatatatataattatatatatatatatatatatatatatatatatatatatatatatatatatatatatatatatacacacacacaaaagtataaaaacacacacacacgcacactaacatatatatatacacacacacacacacacacacacacacatatatatatatatatatatatatatatgcatgtatatgtatatatataaatatatatatatatatatatatatatatatatatatatatatatatatatatatttatatgaatatatatataatatatatatatatatatatatatatatacacacacacaaaagtataaaaacacacacacacgcacactaacatatatatatatatacatacacacacacacacacacatatatatatatatatatatatatatatatatatatatgcatgtatatgtatatataaatatatatatatatatatatatatatatgaatatatatatatatatatatatgtatttattatatatatatatatatatatatatatatatatatatatatatatatatatatatatatatatatatataaatttgcacttGGCATGATTAAGAACATTTAACGATACTATTCTttacattcaaatatgaatataCTAGATTACTAAAGCTAAGAAATATTAATGGTAGCAATATGGAGTGGATAATATACTCTATACATAAGGCTATCGAGACTTTGACTTACCAGTGGGACTATAAGTATATCCATTCCGCTTCCTTTATATGGTTCATTCATGGACGAAGATACACCATAGTTGGATTACGTACTGAAAATCATCCAAATACCATGGTGGTTCAGATTACACACAAGAAAAAATGCATGAGGCCCATCGCATTTTAAGGATTATGATCCTTTTTATTCCTGATATTAATCAAATGGTTAGACTTTTGTAAAATAAAGTATtaataaaattctgaaataaaaaagatatggatTTTTAGATAAACAAAGGTTTCTGATTATATATACTGATGCACATGCCAATCCCATCCGGACAAGGCCCATATTTaattagtaggagagagagagagagagagagagagagagagagagagagagagagagagagagagagagagcattgcaatATAGGAACAAACTTAAACTAGCAAAGAGAACCTAGAAggtgaaatgaatttttttttaaaatatcagtatttttttcctGATAAAAAATTGATAGCCAGATAGACTGATACGTATGAATTATTCAATTTGTTTTACCCAAGGATAATCTGATCGCGACAGGACGAGGTCGTTACCTTAAAGGTCAAAGGACTAAAAAGCCAAACTTCCATAGCCTATGCATTACAAAGGGGAAAACATACCATTGTTTAGAGCTGCATAAACTTTTTTGTCATCAAAATTACCATTTTGTTTGACGAATCATATTTTTCTAACATTTGAAACGAAAACCATAGTGACCCATTTAGGAGGATATTCCTATCGCTGAATGTTCTGATTAGGAGAAAAAAATAACTTCATTAAATGAGacagaaataatatataatatattctccGGTCGAATGTTTGGAATAGCAACATTCTGTTATGAACAACAGGTAAATGAAATAATCACTGGTatgctataaaaattaatattgcagaaataataataataataataataataataataataataataataataataataataataataataataataataataataatattgtgccaCTCTATTCTAAACATGAACATTCTACCAAACACTCTGTAAGGCAAAATGGATAAGAGGAAGGCAGAAAGTAAACAGCAGAAGGTTCCCAtggctatggcaccagccaccttttgagatactaccgatagagagttattgggtccattaactggcctgacagtactacattggatccatctctctggttacagctcattttccctttgccttctcatacaccaaatagtctggtctattctttcctcattttcctctgtcCTGACACACCTCACAggactgggaataccaaacatttttctttgcacaagggtttaactactgaaaTGTCACGGTTCAGAgcctactttcctctttgtaagggtagaagagactctttaactatagaaggcagctcttctacgaggacactaaaattaaaccattgttctctactcttgggtagtgccttagcctctgcacAATGACCTtgcactgtcttagattagagttctcttgcttggggatacacttcggcaggctgttctatcttatttttcttcctcttgtttgttttgaagtttttatagtgcatATATAAAAGGACCAATTTAATgatgtactgttcttaaaatattaaattttgattatttatcacttcttttgccgtttatttccttatttccattcctccctgggctattttttccttgttggagccaatgggcttgaagcatcttgcatttccaactagggttatagcttggttttgataataataataataataataataataataatgataataataataataataataatgatgagtgtTGATTCTTCGGACATAATTGACATATATGAGAAGTAACATTAGAAAATGATTACttggaaagaaaatttatttcattacgcacccccctctctctctctctctctctctctctcctctctctctctctcctctatctcttctctctctctctctctct
Proteins encoded in this window:
- the LOC137628630 gene encoding uncharacterized protein is translated as MTGRGREVTDLMREKKVDVMCVQETRWKGNKAKQLGDGCKLYHGGANKQSRNEVGIVLSGELKNPLIEVHIIRLKTCWGGEILNIISAYAPQVGCTEDEKEISGETWIE